The genomic window ACACCCGCCACtgcaacagtttcgcccggccgcccgaagtctctgcgctccaagtcccaacggctgtctgtggggcacatgcgcagtagctcaatcccacggacacagggactgggcgcagagacacttgcactttattacaAAGGATGAGCGCTCACAGGTTTAAGGCCTTTAAAACTGGAGGAGCAGAGAGCCCTTAGTTCTCTGGGACAATGGCCTTTCCGCCCTTCACAACTGCTTTGCAATTCATCTCGGGCAAAGTGTTTTGGTGGAGCACTGGGCGGACTTCCGGAAACGTTCTGCAGCTGACTCCGCAAAGAGCGATGAAACCCCGGGTTCTTGTTTTCCAGGCAGAACCAAAGCGGGGTGTCTCCGCTTCACAaggcggccagcgaggggcgtGAGAACTGCATCCACGCCCTGATCAGGGCCGGGGCTGATGTGCATATCAAGGACTACGAGGGTCAGAAGCCCATTGACCTTTGCCGGATGTGGGGCCACAGGTCCTGTGCCAAGTGAGTATTTGTATCGTGgatggaaatgatttttttaaaaaaatgttgcttgcGGGTTGCGAGAAGGAATCCCAGTTCTGCTTTGGGGAAGGAGCAGAGCACCCGCGTGGCCTGGGACCGGCAGGATACTGGCGAATGTGCACCCAGGGAGGGAGCCTGGCTTAGGAAGATAAGgatcagaggcaggggaagcttcagagctggaggaagagcgggaggaagaggcaggcctgGCAAGTGAAGGAccttctcctgcaccactgtTTCCCAGAACCAGCAGGGGATTGAAGGGAGAAGAGCACAGGCAGTTTCCACCCAGGCTCAGTCTCCGGCCAGGGGggtagcaaggtaaactggtacctgggggcaaaaaaaaaaatgtcccccccctccaggcatgggaaggtcaggtggtacccggtgcggaaaaattattgtcaaacccccccattgatcccccccccgaaaaatggttttacgctatttcatattttcctacaaaggaataataacaagtaataataataataataaacttttatttgtatcctgccctccccggccgaagttgggctcagggtggctaacatcagatacgtaacattggtataaaaatcaaacaataattaaattacctcctaaaaacatctcaaaatcaaactaaagtcaaattagatggctttccacagggttagggttgggaacagtaagtgctccactgaactgaaatttcagccttcgcgacataggaaaacagccaagtgaacagctattttggtggaggagggtcaagatattaaccgataggcgtgaaatttcatatatagctatataatccctagtatagtaagataagacctccggagcaggcattttaaaaaaaaaaattcaaaagttttttttttccaaaaaaaattgttccttgataatttgtcaccccctccattatggaatatggggcggatcgccccctgcgcccccccttgctacgcccctgtctccgGCTACATGCATGCAGCCCATCGGGGGGAGTTACATAAAccggtggaggggaagtggtccCCAGATGCTGCAACTGCTCGATAGAGCGTAGACTCGGGAACTGCTGCCTAGACGCAACGCTGGTGTGCATGCTTCTCCAGAGCTGTAGAAGCGGCTGTTACCTTGGACAATAAAGGGTTGACTCTCTGCCATGTGCATTCCTTGGCTGGGGAGCACATTTGACCCCCAGGTTCCGTCCCTGGCACTTGGAGGGCCACTcggtggtggagcttcatgctccagcactgtggggggggggagcagacgggggcggggctggtgcgcgtcccgggggcgtggcgcgtgggcgtgttttttttttttttttttttttttacaaatcatatttattgtggtttccaataaaacaatatcatatgaaacattccaaattacattccaaattatttctccaattataaaacaaaaaaaaaggtttcaaattgtccaaattattactttaaattttatttaaggcttcccatgcttcaaattccggaggctctattatcataaattattgctttgctttctcttccagtgttttcacagccgctgatatatccaacaagtaagataagtccaaacaagcagtatcactgtgtgattttaagtctgtactccacattccttctttcgttttgctggttgaaatccaaaagtcGTATTTGTACAGTcgccattttcttctttattatatttcatatattttccacttttaaaagtcccgatctgcaccAGGTTATAAATCTTTGGAGGTTAGCCATCTCACTTATAAATCGTcacgtaaaaagaaaaagaaatgcagccttGTCCCTCCTACGATCTCACGTTGCAGTCCGGGCATAATTCTAACTGCGTCATTTCTtggcagtcaaccaaattcttccaattaaagtccGTCAATGTCCAAGGGATTCATTTCATACTTCACACATTTATAAATTATAGTTCATATATTCTCCTCCATACTCAGTTTTTCAATCattcaaatctcacttgttatataaacgttgggtcttctggggggtatttgcccaatataaaatcatacaatcacatagtccagggctcctcccccccttctgtcccgttTCACATATTTCACATACCGATAGTCGtaaattctcatcctcttcttttcaaacagtggctggattctttagcaaaatactttctcctctttcgtttgaagcatgcccaaggcgactcactaatttatatttcttagcgTTGGGAATCCCGGACGGACAGGCCGGTCGCAGGAGTGCCGAACCTCAGGGGGGCTATCTGCCCTGACTCCCCTGCCCATTTTCccgaagggtcagagcaggttttggagcaccGTGGGCGAGCTGCCCTTCCCACATgcctgggaaggttgggaggctgcatactcccaaaacagcctcaaaattccccatggagCTCGGGAGCAGATGGAATTCCGACCATACCAGTCCGTGCCGGAAGCGGAAGCCGGCGCGTGGGCGTGTTGCCCAGCGCAGGCGGGGGGGGGcccagccgcgatggcaccctaccgggatcACGCTGACGGGGGctgtgcgctccccctgcacccctcttcctctgccactggggccactgctgccacccagtgcagacaatgctgaattGGATGGGTCAATGATCCGATTCAGAATAAAGCACCTGCTACGTCCCTGCGTCTATTTCCCACTTCATTCCTGGCACAAGCAAGAAGCCTCTGGGAAGCTGGAGCTCTTACGTATGATGCTCAGAGCATCATAGGAGAATAAGGAGAGTCTgagtgcaggatcaggccagtggtccatctggtccaggcTCCTGTTCAAGCAGATGCCCCAaggggaagcccagaagcagggccTGAGCCCAACAGacgctccctcccccttcctgtgCTCTCCAGAAACTGGGGTCCCTCCTTTGCTCAGCCAAGTGACCTTCTGCGTCCCAAGTCCTTCTGCAGGCTCTCGGTGCCTCTAGAAACATCTGTGCAGCAAACGGTACGGATACCAGCAGGGGAGCTTCGCGATGTGGGGCGATGACGCAGGTCTTGCAGGTCATCCGAGacaggtcctcctcctcctcctcctgcacacaTCCAGGGTGGTGCTCTACCTCCGCAGGTGTCTTGCCTCCGCCATGTGGAAAGCAGACAAAGCGCACTTTGTCCAGGAGGTTGCCAAACTGAACAAGATCAAGGAAGAGTGCGAGGTGCAGAAAATCGAATTCCTTAAAAGAGAGCAGGTAGGAAGCAGCACGGATGGGCACAGGCAAAGCCCCCTTGGTGGTCGTTTCGGTTACCGGTGCTCCTTACCCCACATACTTTGGCTGGgctgcaggggcgtcgctggggaggggcggtgggggcggtacacccccagtgacagggtgagcagcggcgggtgggggtgacaagcggcggcccctcccgccactcccactcgccgccgctccctccgtcaccccgggagcagcagcacacggatggggtgcttctgccgctttttttcggcgggggggggcccgaccagcgaggtgggggtcacgcttgtcaccccctcctcgctggtcaccactcccaagccgaaaaaaagcctcggaaagggggaaatcccccgtttctgtatacacgtgcgtcgtgacgtcatgatgacgtcacggcgcgcgcgtcgtgcccctcccccagggggtgcctctgcgctgccaccgcccccatcagcgcagaggctagcgacgccactgatgGGCTGTTTAAAAGAGGTCAAACCATTGGGGAGTTACAGCGCCGTctctggctgtagagaccaataggggagagacatgttttgttgcagctggggcaaatgaaggtgtccagttttgctgctgcagatacaCATGCAGGCAATGATTGTAAACCAAGGTCAAGGGCTTAGCAGATTTGAAGAGGACGGACTGTGCCCCTTCGCCCACTGCCTTGTTTGTCCTTTCATTACAGATGGAGATAAATCTCAGCAACAAACTGGCCTTCGACCAGTGGCTGGCCAAAAAGCATTTGCCACCCCCTCCGGCCAGGATCGTGCGCTGCCTGGACACGAAGCGAAAGTCTGTGCTCCCTCGCAGAGGAACCAGGAAGAAGACCAGCCCGATCCTCTCCTTCGAAGAAACAGTCCCGCCGAGAGTGGATGACACTTACCTGGTGCAGAAGGACCGGCGGTGCCGGCCGTGGAACGTCAGCACCAACTTAGCCTCCCTGCCAGCCACCTGCATCAGCCGGCCGGAGATGGTGCGGCTGGGCATCCACCCGGACCCGCCTGCGGAGCATGACttcacctccttcctcttcctctacaAGAACGGCTATGGCAAGCCTGAGATCCAGGTCGACGGCATCGGCAAGGTCCTGGACATGCCCGACCTGCCCTTTGAGGTCCTCCAGAAGAGCCTCTATCCCGACACCCGGGCGACCCGTTTGGATGTCCCGGGGGACCTCAGGGCCCTTCACATCTTCGGATTGCGGCACAGGCGCCGCCCCGGCCCAGAGCATCGCTGGACCGATCAGATGGCGCTGAGCTTGAGGCAGACGGTGGACCCCGCCCTTCTGGGCACGCTGAAGGTCCACCTCGCCACCTACAGCGACCCCCAAGTGCTCTTTCCAAGGCTGGAGTCGGGCAGCGCCAGTGGCAAAGacatctcctcttcctcctcttcccagagcaAAGGCAGCAGCCACCCAGATTCACTCGTGGGGTAGTTCACTCGCCCAGCACAAAAATATGAGCCAGCCCCAGTTCTGCAGCAGAGCCCAGCAGGGCTGGGAATAATCTGCATTGAAACAGTTTGATATGAGAACATTTGCACCGGGGAGGGTGGGTTGGGGCATTAAACCGGCTTATTTAatgcttgtttttgtttcctgTGTCCTGGATGAAGGCCTGGTGGTTCAAGGGTTCATGCGTTTGGTCAGTGTCATCCCTACGTGAGGCCGGATCTTGCATCTAATTTGATATTGCCGTTTCTAAGTCCTTGTGAGAATCATTGGGGCAAATGGTTCTCCTGGAAATCGCTCACTTAAGCTGGCCTCGAGTTACAATACATTCAGAAGGTCAAGGGACTGACTCTGAGCTCATGGAAAAGAATCTTTGAGGAACGGCTAGTTACAATCCCACCTGTGTCGTGGTCTGAAAAGTGACTGGGTAAGCAGaatcacatacaggtgaaactcgaaaaatcagaatatcgtggaaaggttcatttctttcagtaattcaacttaaaaggtgaaactaatagatgagatagactcatggcatgcaaagcgagatatgccaagcctttatttgttataattgtgatgattatgacatacagctgatgagaaccccaaattaacaatctcaactttggggttttcatcagctgtgcgccataatcattacaattataacaagcaaaggcttgacatatctcgctttgcatgtcatgagtctatcacatatattaaactccagtagctaatgaaaacaattgcttacataaatggatttttccacaatattctaatttttcgagtttcacctgtatctggcTCCTTTCCATGTGCCCAAGTAAGAAAAGCTCGTGAGTCGTATCATTCATGCTTGTGCCCCACCCTCCTTCCACTGGAATCCGCCCACTGTATCTTCATAACAACCCTTCAAGGCAGGCACAGTTAAGAAATGGCAGCTGGCGAGAGAGGGAATCGAACAGCTAGGCCATCCTGGCTCCACTTTGCTGTAAGCACAAGGCAGCGTGAGAGGAGGAAGCCCAGCATGGCAGCAAACGTGCAGGAATGTGGCGCCAGTGCAAAAGGAAATGAAAGGCTGCCCAGGGCGACACCAGCAATTTAAGCAGGGATTTCTTGGCAAGTATGCACTGCGCTCCCAGCCACACAACCCTCTAAAAAGGGCTGTGAGCCCTTTTGAACTAAACATAGTTGcacaggggcaggggggggggcccCAGCAACCTACAGGTGAacctcgaaaaattagaatatcatggaaaggttcatttctttcagtaattcaacttaaaaggtgaaactaatatatgagatagactcatggcatgcaaagtgagatatgtcaagcctttatttgttataattgtgatgattatggcgtacagctgatgagaaccccaaattaacaatctcaacttcggGGTTtccatcatcacaattataacaagcaaaggcttgacatatctcactttgcatgtcatgagtctatctcatattttaaattccagtagctaacgaaaacaattgcttacataaaacaattgcttacataaatcgacttttccacaatattccaatttttcgagtttcacctatagaTGGCTTTAAGAGGACTATAtgaattcctggaggagagggcgaCTGACAGCTGCTAGGTCTGGCCGATATCTGGTGTTCAACATCGTgaaatatcaccagctaaacatcacaatatgcCAATACGTCACGACGTCTGAATTAAAGATGTAGAGGCACTGAATGACTTCACGGTTTTTCccatattgtgatttttgcatagcacgcaGATCATaatttgcgatatattgccaggccaaaaattatgaaaccgatatggACTTCAAGCCGGTTTTGGGCGATATATTGCTATATCGCCCAGCCcttatggctactagccatgatgtctgTGCTTTAGTtccagttggaggcagcgatgtatgtgaatcccagttcctggaagccacaggaggggagagcgtggctcttgggctcggatcttgcttgtgggtttcccagaagaggcatcttcTTGATGCctcttcttgagagccagtgtggtgtagtggttaagagtggcggactcgtaatctggggaaccgggttcgcgtccccgctcctcctcatgcagctgctgggtgaccttgggctagtcacacttctctgaagtctctcagacccactcacctcacagagggtttgttgtgggtaaggaagggaaaggagaatgtgagccgctttgagactcctttgggtagtgataaagcgggatatcaaatccaaactcttcttcttcatcttggttggccaccctgagaacaggatactggacttgatggaccactggcctaACCCCTGgcaggctcttgtgttcttatgtatgttcttaagcacacacacacaccatagctgtcaagtttcagatttgaaaataagggatcagcaccctcagtctacggttctcagggacagtccacaccgcGATAATCCtgccaggctacaaattaatttacaccacgaaagagctcccaggaaagagaaatcggggcagagaaaagaaagcacttattcacgcagcacacggttaacctctggaactccctgccacagggagcagcgatggccaccaacttggatggctttagaaaaggattaggcaaattcatgcaggaggagaggaccactgatggcttctggccaggttggctctgctctgcctccagttaggggcagcaatgcttaatctgagcacctgttgccgagaaacattcgtctattttatcttcttctgtcTGTTTGTTGTTAggtatttctattccacctttttctccaaggagctccctggtcctagtcctcatttaacccccacaacagtcctgtgaggtaggcaggcaggcagggctgagaaaggcagggacccaaggagtccccagactccaactctccttcccggaaataagggaaatttaagggatatcaacaataagggatagcagcgggaaacggcttggaataagggagtttccccgcaaaaaagggagacttgacagctatgacacacacacagaggatctGCACCGAGGCTTGAAGTTGCCTTACAGCGAGTCGGACCCTGGGGCCCTTGACGCTcttggctgcagctctccagcagCTCAGGCCTTTCCTAACCCTGCTGCTAGAGAGGCATGGGCGCTTCTCATGGGCCAAGCTAGTACCAGGCCCCTGAGCTGCACCCTCCCCCATTTGGCATGGCTTCTCCACCTCTGTGCTCTCTCATGCATCAAGAAGAAAGCTCCCCTTAAACGGGCCTTCTCATGTCCCGCTTCTAGGACAAAGGGATGCCTTCCAAACTTTGCACCTGGGCGGATGACATACAAACATCAGACGCTTACAGTCGTCTTGTAGGGA from Lacerta agilis isolate rLacAgi1 chromosome 9, rLacAgi1.pri, whole genome shotgun sequence includes these protein-coding regions:
- the ANKRD53 gene encoding ankyrin repeat domain-containing protein 53; the encoded protein is MSRPKRGSQTPGRLGATPSFVPRKVSKQASRILSKDSQYAASSGQVHWLKICIQKAESPTQADINGFSALHTAALYGRLDCIQMLVEKFKVDVNLASLTGWRPIHLVLSKESRDAALECLLYLIKKQADVNVQNQSGVSPLHKAASEGRENCIHALIRAGADVHIKDYEGQKPIDLCRMWGHRSCAKCLASAMWKADKAHFVQEVAKLNKIKEECEVQKIEFLKREQMEINLSNKLAFDQWLAKKHLPPPPARIVRCLDTKRKSVLPRRGTRKKTSPILSFEETVPPRVDDTYLVQKDRRCRPWNVSTNLASLPATCISRPEMVRLGIHPDPPAEHDFTSFLFLYKNGYGKPEIQVDGIGKVLDMPDLPFEVLQKSLYPDTRATRLDVPGDLRALHIFGLRHRRRPGPEHRWTDQMALSLRQTVDPALLGTLKVHLATYSDPQVLFPRLESGSASGKDISSSSSSQSKGSSHPDSLVG